The Candidatus Ancaeobacter aquaticus genome includes the window ATCATACTTAATAATAATGGTTAATGTTCTTTGAGTGGTTGATACTGCTCCAGATCTACCAATGGTTAAAAATTTTATTCCTGCAGCACTATCTGAATATACAACATCTGTGGCAACCTTATCGTATAACCATACTTCTCTTCTCTCCTCATCAGTTGAAACAACATTTGGGGATCCTAATACCTGCGCTACATCCGCAGAACTCATTCCTATTGCAATTTTTCTTTGAACAGTCCCAACAGTGACTCTGTCACCTGAATCATCCTGAACCTGGTTGCTTTGATAACTAGCTGATGCGCAACCCGATACAAGGAATACACACACTAGCAAGCAATGTATTAGCTTTATTTTACTTTTTCTTTCAGAACTCATTTATCCTCCTTCTGAATGTTAAAGGGGTCACACCTATTCATTAACCTTAAACAAATGGTTGCAACGACCATTTGTTGTAACCACTCTTGTCATAGCCATATTTAATAAATAGGGACAGTCCCTATTTATTATGACATCCCCACCACCACCTCGGTCGGTGGGATTTTCCAACGACGCGGTGAATGTTTCCAATCTAAAAATCAGTGTGTGCTTTCTAAGATCGCCTTTGTTTTCTTACCCACCCGATAATCAACCCAAAAAGCCCTATACCAAACAGCGCGTATGTTGACGGTTCGGGGACACCGACAATGATATTGTCAATGCTTACAGTATTCCCGCCTGCTGGGAATGGACTATTCATAAATTCAATCTGCCCTAGAGTTGAGACAGTAAAATCGTAACCTTCAAATTTGACACCGTTATAAAGAGCATATGTTGTCCCTGGTTTCGAAACTTGCACTGAATATGTCCCGTTAAACCCAAGTGAAACATTTGTAATCATTATAGTATAAGTCACATCATCTACAACCGGTGCTCCGCCAAGCAAATCCTGTCCCACTGCAACATCTTCAAATGCAATCAGTGAATGAGTAGCACCATCATTATAAAACGCGATACTAGGCCCCATATCACCTACAATCTCAGCAAAAGTTACGATACCGTTTCGACCGATGTCTCCATTCCAGGCATTAACATTTAACTGAAATGTGATATCTTCACCAGTGTAGCCTGAAAAAGTTCTATGGGCAGAGGAAGTAGGCACTGCAATCTGTCCCATTTTTGAACCGGCAACAGTTTGGCATATAAAGTTATTCGGTAGGGCATCAGTCCAAGCAATATCCCAGCCACTACCCCCAGTTGCGCCGTTCAAATCCTCGGGAGGACTATCTGTATAGCTTTGA containing:
- a CDS encoding PEP-CTERM sorting domain-containing protein, giving the protein MKKIFVLVIAIFFTSISTSYAIYVTEDFQSYTDSPPEDLNGATGGSGWDIAWTDALPNNFICQTVAGSKMGQIAVPTSSAHRTFSGYTGEDITFQLNVNAWNGDIGRNGIVTFAEIVGDMGPSIAFYNDGATHSLIAFEDVAVGQDLLGGAPVVDDVTYTIMITNVSLGFNGTYSVQVSKPGTTYALYNGVKFEGYDFTVSTLGQIEFMNSPFPAGGNTVSIDNIIVGVPEPSTYALFGIGLFGLIIGWVRKQRRS